The genome window GCGTTACGAGGTAAGTGCAGCCCAGGTGCGCCGCTGGAACAATTTGGGCAAGCGCTCAGCCCTGACACCGCGCAGTCAGCTCGTGGTTTTTGTGCCGTCACCCGCCACCCAACTGCCGGCCGGGCCTGTTGCTACCTCCGAAACCCATGTTCTTGCAGCTACGAATAACCGGCCGACACTCGCAGTGCCGGTGCGAGTAAGTACCAGCAGAACCAAGCCCTTGACTTCGGAGACCGAAGACATTACGGCACCAACGCCCGCTCGTCCGGCAGCTGCTAAGCAAGTTCTGGCCGCAACCCGGCCGGCTCGTCCTGCCTCCGAAGTGGCGACACCAACGGCTCTCTCCGATAACCCAGCTCCTACTACCTACACCGTGCGGCGGGGTGACTTTTTGGAGAAGGTGGCCCGTACTCATGGCCTGACAGTAGCTCAACTCGTGGCCCGCAACAAGCTAGCCACGGAAACGCTTACCCCCGGCCAGAAGTTGAACTTGCAGGAGCTGGCGGCGGAACCCACAGCAGAGCTCCTAACGGCCACTCGCGAAACTGCCGCCGCGGCCCAGGAACCAGCGCGACGAGCCAGCCGGCCGGCTTCCCGCTCCTTGTTGCCCACTCCGCAAGTACACTTGGTTCAGCCAGGCGATACGCTCTACAACATTTCCCGCCGCTATCAGGGCCTCACGGTTGAGAAGTTGCGGGAGCTGAACCACCTACAATCGGACGAGGTGAAGCCCGGCCAGAAGCTCATTGTAAAGAGCTAGTGGTATTATCGAGCTACCTATCAGAAAGCGCAGAACTTCTTCTGCGCTTTTTTTATGCCTAATTATCAAGTATGTAGCTTAAAATTTTCTCGCCCGGCATAAGAAGTGGAACTATTTCACTAAAAGTTGGCACGGCGCTTGGCTAGTTCGGTCATACGCCCTTCCATTCTTTCCTTCCCTTTTACTTATGCTGACATTCGTACGTATCCTGTCCGGTATATCTCTTCTGACCTTGCTGGCAAGTTGCCAGCAAGATATTGAAACGCCAGAACCCACCGTGACGCCTCCCGTCCAGGAGGCCAACATCAACTTCACGTACACCTACCCCACCGAAAGCAAAGGGCAAACGTTCCTGGCGCCGGCCCCTTCTGGTCGGCTGGCCTCCGATAAACTAACGCTGCTCTTTGAGAAGGAGCCCCGCCCAGCGGGCCTGGGTATCGAAGAAAGGGTAGAGTTTGTTCTGCCCAAAGGCAAGCAAAAAGCCGGGTTGGTCGGCACGTACACCCTATCCTCCCAACCCGACCCGGGTCAGGGCGAGGTGCTAGCTACGTATGAGCGCCCCGCCTACGGTACGGGCATCTACCTGAACAAGTACTCCGGTAATTCGCACCGGCTAGAGGGTAGCTTCGTCATTACCGAGTTCAACTCCGCCCGCCAACTTATCAGTGGGTCGTACACCTTCACTATTCGCAATGCCAAGGACCCGTACGTGTACCTGGCCGTCGGTTCGCAGGCAGACAGCCGGCGCGACTGTGAGATTAAGAGCTACGGCACGTTTACTGAAATTCCGCTGCTCTAGCCCATCCTTAGCTGTACCTATTTCATCCGTAGTCTGATGCATTTTTCGCCACGCCTCCTTCTCCTTGCCGTTCTTACTATGGGGCTGGCTTCCTGCGGCTCTGATTCCAAACAGGAAGATCCTCAACCAGTGGTTTCGGCAACTCCCTCCGAGTTGTCGATGACGCGCACTATGACCTACCCGGCGGCGTCCTCCCGTAACAATGGCTTGTCTTACACGCAGCAAACCTTATCCGGCGCTGCCGTACTTGAGGAGAAGAGGCTTTACCTAAATTTCGTAGCGCCGGAAGGTGTCGACCGAGTTAATTTTGAGGTACCCCGAACTGCCCTCTCCCCGGGCCTGACCGGGACGTATCCGGTGCTGAGCCGGTCCAATTCAGGTGGGATAGTGCCGGCTTTGTATGTGTACTACCGCGTTAACGTAGCAACGTCTCTGAGCGGCAGCCTCCACTACAGCGCCCAGAATCAAGCGCAAGGGCAGCTCACTATTACCGCCTACGATGCCACCCGCAAGCTTATCAGTGGCACCTATGAAATGCAGCTCACGAATATCCACGATCCTCTGGAAGGTCCGCTGCCCAGCTCTACTGCCCTCCGGTGCGACGTGAACCTAACCGGATCCTTTAAAGACCTGAAAGTAGAATAAGCTATTCGCCGATTCGCGACCTTCATCGTAGCGCTCCGAGCTCAGCAGAACTCGGAGCGTTTTTTTCTATCCGGGCGGGGGCGTGTACCTTTGCCACGGGTTACTATTGCCCATTTTGCTTTCTTGCCCTTTCAAGGAAGCTCCACCCTAGTACCGTAGCATGCTGAAAATAAATAAACAGGACGCGCTGAACTACCACTCTCAAAGCCCCGCCGGCAAAATTGAGGTAGTCCCAACCAAGCCCGTTAGTACGCAGCTGGACCTGGCCCTGGCTTACTCGCCGGGCGTAGCGGAACCCTGCAAGGAAATTGCTGCGAACAAGGACGAGGTGTACAAGTACACCGCCAAGGGCAACCTGGTGGGAGTTATTAGCAACGGGACGGCCGTGCTGGGCCTGGGCAACATCGGCCCCGATGCTTCCAAGCCAGTAATGGAGGGTAAGGGCGTACTGTTCAAGAAGTTCGCGGGCATCGACTGCTTCGATATTGAAATTGACGCGACGGACCCGGAGGAGTTTATTCGCATCGTAAAGTCGTTGGAACCCACGTTTGGCGGCATCAACCTAGAGGACATCAAGGCCCCCGAGTGCTTCCCCATTGAGACGGCCCTGCGCGAGCAGATGAACATTCCGCTCATGCACGACGACCAGCACGGCACGGCCATTATTTCCTCGGCGGCGCTGCTGAACGCTCTGGAGGTAGTCGGTAAGAAGATTGACGAGATTCGGGTGGTAGTGAGCGGGGCCGGAGCCGCGGCCATTAGCTGCCTGCGCCTGTACCTGGAGTTGGGTTTGAAGCGGGAAAACGTGGTGGTGTTCGACAAGGACGGCATCATCCACCCCCAGCGCACCGATTTGGCGGCCCTGCAAATGCAGTTTGCCACCGAGCGGCCCATTACTACCCTGGCCCAGGCCATGGAAGGCGCCGACTTCTTTCTGGGGCTTTCGGCGGCCAACGTGCTGGCTCCGGAGCTGTTGTTGAAAATGGCGGCTAACCCTATTGTGTTTGCCCTAGCCAACCCCGATCCGGAAATTCCTTACGAGGTAGCCATGGCCACCCACGAGGACATTATCATGGCGACGGGCCGCTCCGACCACCCCAACCAGGTCAACAACGTGCTGGGCTTCCCCTACATTTTCCGGGGAGCTCTGGACGTACGCGCCACCGAAATCAACGAGGCCATGAAGCTGGCCGCCGTGCGCGCCCTGGCCGAGCTAGCCAAGGAGCCCGTGCCGGATATGGTGAACAAAGCCTACGGCGACAATACCCTATCCTTCGGTCGCACCTACCTGATTCCCAAGCCCCTGGATCCGCGTCTGATTACGGCCGTGAGTCCGGCCGTAGCCAAGGCCGCCATGGAAAGCGGGGTAGCCCGCATTCAGATTGAAGACTGGTTTGCTTACGAAGACGAGCTACGCGCCCGCCTCGGTGTCAATCAGAAGCTGATGAACCGCATTACCCAGGCGGCCCGGAGCAACCCCAAGCGCGTGGTATTTGCCGAGGGCGACACTTACAAAATTCTTAAGGCAGCGCAAATTCTGCACGACGAAGGCATTGCCCAGCCCATCTTGCTCGGTAACCGCAACAAGATTGCGCGTATCGCTCAGGAAAACTCCCTTGATCTGGAAGGCTGTCAGGTTATCGACATCCTGCACGAGGAAGCCAAGCGCGAGGAGTTTGCTCAGAAGCTGTACGAAAAGCGTCAGCGCCGCGGCATTACGCTCTACGAAGGGCGTCGCCTGCTGCGCGAGCGAAATTACTTCGGCAGTATGATGCTGGAAACCGGCGAGGCCGACGCCTTTATCACCGGCTTAAGCAAGGATTACGGCAAGAGCATTGTGCCTTCCCTGCAGGTGATTGGGGTAGCCGAAGATGTGCAGCGCGTCGCCTCTATGTACATTATCCAGCACAAGAAAGGCCCGTACTTCTTCGCCGATACCACCGTGAACATTGATCCTTCGGCCGAGGAAATGGTGGAAATTATCGGGCTGACTTCGCGGGCCGTAAAGTTTTTCGACACCGAGCCACGGATTGGCGTAATCAGCTACTCCAACTTCGGCTCCAACCCCGGCGAGCTGCCCGATAAAGCCCGCCGCGCCACCGAGCTGGCCAAGCAGCGCTACCCCGAGCTGATTCTGGATGGGGAAATGCAGGCCAACACGGCCCTGAACCCGGAGCTGCTGCGGGAGCAATATCCCTTCTCGCCCCTAGCCGACAAAGGCGGGGCCAACACGCTCATTTTCCCGAACGTTATTAGCGGCAACATTGCCTACAAAGTGCTCCAGGAAATAGGTGGGGCCGAGGTTATCGGGCCGGTTTTGATGGGCATGCGCAAGCCTGTGCATATCCTGCAGCTGGGTGCCTCCGTCCGCGAAATCGTGAACATGGCTGCCATTGCCGTAGTCGATGCCCAACACCCCGACGGCAAGGGCTTGTAGGCCTCAGCAGTAAGGAGCTAGAAACGAAAAGTGAGTCTTTTGTTCTGTGGGCAGCAGCTTTCAGAACGAAAGGCTCACTTCTTGCTTTCGCCTACCCACTTCTATTCCAGAGCTTTGATTCCGGGCAAATTCGCCCCAACTTGCTCAACCACCTTACCGGCCCGCCCAAGCCGGCTAATCCAGTTAGAACAGCTAAACACCTTGGCACAAATCCCGGCTGTGGCGTGTTGTATCCGTTCTGACAGTTTTTACTTCAACCACCCCGCATGATTGCCTACGTCGACGGTAAACTCGCTTATAAAGACCCCACCCAAGCCATTCTGGACGTGAACGGCATTGGCTACGAAATCCGGATTTCCTTGGCTACTTATGCCAAGCTGCCTACTGACGGGGAAAAGGCCAAGCTCTACACCTACCAGCACATTAAAGAAGACGGGCAGGCGCTCTACGGCTTTCTGGACCCCAACGAAAAGGCCTTGTTCATGCAGCTGATTTCGGTTTCGGGCATTGGGCCGGGCACGGGCATTGTCATGGTGTCGTCGATGTCGGTGGGCGAAATCCGCCAAGCCATCGTCAGCGAGGACGTGCGGTCTATCCAGAGTATCAAGGGCGTAGGCCCCAAAACGGCCCAGCGTGTGGTGCTGGAGCTCAAGGATAAGCTGCGCAAAGATGAGCTGCTGGCCAAGGCCGGCATTGATACCGTACCGCTAGCCAAAGCGCACAATACCAACCGCAGCGAAGCGTTAGCGGCTTTGATAACGCTGGGCTTTGCGCGGGCCGCGGCCGAGAAAACCCTCGACCAGATCCAGCACAAGCACGGCAACGACCTGAGCGTGGAGGAATTGATTAAATTCGCTCTTAAGTCTCATTAGAAGCTGCTGGCTGTTAGCTGTTGGCTGACAGCTTTTTGATTGGTCTGACTGTCCGGGTCATCCGTCACTACCACAGCTATGTCCTTCTGAAAAAGCTAACAGCTATTAGCCAGCAGCTAACGGCTTATAACCATTTGGTTTATTGACGCTTGAATACCGGTAAGAAGTCCCTTGCTGCCTCCCTAGCAGCAGTTGTATCGTTGGTAGCGTGGTGGTCGCAGGCGAAGCCGTTGGGTAGCGCGGCTACTTCCTTTGCCATGCAGCAGCTTTGGTCGGATTGGTTGCCCGCTAGCTCCCCGCGGCTGCGCCTGCCGCTGGGCTTTGCTCCCGATACGCCCCGCATTGATACGGTCCGCTACCGGCCCAGCCGGCGCCCCCGCGTAGCCCCGCAGGACCGGGTGGGCACGCCCTTCGCGCCGCAGCGTCGCCGCTCCCCGCTAGTACTACCCCTACCCTCTAACGTGCAACTCGATGTGCAGGCCGACGACAGCCTGAAAAACTTCGATGTGCGTGAGAAGCTGGGCTCGGACTTGGACTACCGCGACCCGAGCCGCATGACGTTTGAGGAGTACTCGCGCTGGCAGCAGCAGCAGGCCGTGCGCAACTACTTCCGCCAGCGCTCCGCCGGCGGCGTAGCCGGCGACGCCAACACGCCCGCCAGCCGCCGCCTGATTCCGAAGATTTACTTAGGCCCCATGGCCGACCGGATTTTCGGGGGCAGCTACGTGGACATCCGGCCCCAGGGCTCCGTGGCGATACGCATGGGCGCCCGCTTCAACCGCAACGAAAACCCTACCCTGACGCTACGCCAGCAACGCGTAGGCGACTTCGACTTTAATCTTAACCAGAACCTGAACCTGACCGGGCAGATTGGGGAAAAGCTCAAGCTGACCTTCAACTTCGACACCCGCGCGGCCTTCGAGTTCGAGAACAACATGAAGCTCGATTACACGGGCTACGAAACCGATATCATCCGCAAGGTGGAGCTGGGCAACGTGTCGTTGCCCCTGAACAACTCCCTGATTACAGGCGGGCAGAACCTGTTCGGGGTGAAGGCCCAGTTCCAGTTCGGGCGCCTAGGTATTACCACCGTGGCCAGCACCCTGCGCGGCCAGGCCGATGAGGTGCGCATCCAGAACGGGGGCCAGAGCCGGCAGTTTGAACTGAAAGCCAGCCAGTACGAGCGGGACCGGCACTACTTCCTGTCCCAGGCCTTCCGCGACCGGTACGACGCTTCCCTGCGCAACCTGCCTACGGTGCAGAGCGGGGTGGAAATTACCAACCTGGAGGTGTACGTCACGAACGACAACCGCCAGAGTGACAACCTGCGCAACGTGGTGGCCCTCATGGACGTGGGCGAGCCCCAACGCCTGTACCGCCAGCGCTTTCAGAAGCCGGCGGGCCCCAACGCTCAAGCTGATAACAACGCCAACACCCTGCTCAGCCAGATTCTGGCCGGCGGCGCCACAGCCCGCAACGAGCTGGGCGTGGATGACTACCTGACGGGCACCCTGCAGCTGCAGCGCAACATCGATTATGAGCACATCCGGGCCCGCAAGCTGGATCCGCGCGAGTACACCTACAACGCGCAGCTGGGCTACATTTCGCTGAATACGCAGCTGCTACCCGAGCAGGTGCTGGCCGTATCCTACCAGTACGTAGACAACCGAGCCAGCGGCACCCGCTCCAATGCGCCCAAGCAGGTAGGTGAAATCAGCTCCATTGACTACGCTTCCCGCAATCAGGACGAGGTGATTTTCCTGAAGATGCTGAAAGCCACCAACCCCGGCGTGGGCCTGGCCGACCCTACCCAAAACCCGACCAACCAGAACCTACAGACGCGCAACCTGCCGACCTGGGATTTGATGATGAAAAACATCTATCCCCTGAACGCCTCCCAGCTCAACCGCGACAATTTCCAGCTCCAGATCATCTACAAGGATGACGTGACGGGCGTGGACTTGATTTCGCTGAAGGAAGGCCAGCGCATTGCCAACCGCCCCCTGATTGAGGTACTCAACCTCGACAACGTCAACCCCAACAACGACCGGAACCCGGACGGTAACTTCGACTTCTTCCCTGGCATTACCATTGACACGGAGCTGGGCAAGATCATCTTCCCGGAGGTGCAGCCGTTTGGCTCCTACCTCGCGGCGCAGTTTGATACCTTAGGCTCTACCACCGAGCGGGAGCTAGCGCGCAAGTACGTGTACCGGGAGCTGTACACCCAGGTGCAGAGCGACGCCCAGCAGCGCCAGGAAAAGGACAAATTCTTTCTGCGCGGCCGCTTCCAGGCTACCGCCACCGACGAGATTAACCTGCCCGGCATTGGCATTGCCGAGGGCTCGGTGCGCGTGCGGGCCGGCAGCACTCTGCTGCAGGAAGGCGTTGACTACCAAGTTTTTTACGACCAGGCCAAGGTAAAAATATTGAACCCCAGCTACCTCAACTCGGCCAACGAGTTGCGGGTAGAGTTCGAGAAAAACGCCCTGGTGCAAGTGCAGCCCCGCAAGCTGCTGGGCGCCCGCTTCGACTACCGGGTGTCGCCGGACCTCAACTTTGGGGCTACCGTGCTGCACCTGCGCGAAAACCAGGCGCCCGGCATTAACCGCGTCAACATCGGCGATGAGCCGGGCAACAACACCATCTACGGCTTCGATGTGAACATGCGCCGGGAGTCCCGGGCCCTGACCAAGTACCTGGACATGCTCCCCCTGCTTTCGACCAAGGAAATTTCCTCGGTGGCCTTCAGTGGGGAGTTTGCCCAGTTGCTGCCGGGCCAGTCGCGGCTGGGCAATGGGGAAAGTGGCGGCGAAAACGGCGTCTCCTACCTCGATGACTTCGAAAACGCCCGCACGCCCTACACCTTAGGTGGGTTGAACTCGGTTACTACCTGGCGGCTGGCGGCTACCCCGGCTCCGCTGGGCGGCAACGTGCAGGGCTTGGAAGCGGGTTACCGCCGGGCCAAACTGGCCTGGTATACCGTGGACCAAACCTACTACACCAACGGCCAGAGCAAGCCCCAGAATATTGGGGTGAACGACCTGAAAAACCACTACGTGCGCGGCATCAAACGCACGGAAATCTTCCCAAACCGCGACGTAGGTACCACGGGCAACTCCTTCGAGTCGACTTTTGACTTGGCTTACTTCCCCGATGAGCGCGGCCAGTACAACTACACGCCCAACGTGGACCCTAGCCAGCCGCGCCGGTTTTCCGCTACGAATGCGCCCGCTAACCGAGCCCGCTACGGGGGCGTTTCCCGCGAAATCACCTTCGACACGGACTTCGACAACGCCAACGTGGAGTACCTGGAGTTCTGGCTGATGGACCCGTTTATCACCACCCAGAACGGCCGGGTAGTTGACTCCGACGGGCACCAGTCGAACAACACGACGGGCGGCGAGCTGTACATCAACTTGGGCTCCGTTTCGG of Hymenobacter sublimis contains these proteins:
- a CDS encoding NADP-dependent malic enzyme, producing MLKINKQDALNYHSQSPAGKIEVVPTKPVSTQLDLALAYSPGVAEPCKEIAANKDEVYKYTAKGNLVGVISNGTAVLGLGNIGPDASKPVMEGKGVLFKKFAGIDCFDIEIDATDPEEFIRIVKSLEPTFGGINLEDIKAPECFPIETALREQMNIPLMHDDQHGTAIISSAALLNALEVVGKKIDEIRVVVSGAGAAAISCLRLYLELGLKRENVVVFDKDGIIHPQRTDLAALQMQFATERPITTLAQAMEGADFFLGLSAANVLAPELLLKMAANPIVFALANPDPEIPYEVAMATHEDIIMATGRSDHPNQVNNVLGFPYIFRGALDVRATEINEAMKLAAVRALAELAKEPVPDMVNKAYGDNTLSFGRTYLIPKPLDPRLITAVSPAVAKAAMESGVARIQIEDWFAYEDELRARLGVNQKLMNRITQAARSNPKRVVFAEGDTYKILKAAQILHDEGIAQPILLGNRNKIARIAQENSLDLEGCQVIDILHEEAKREEFAQKLYEKRQRRGITLYEGRRLLRERNYFGSMMLETGEADAFITGLSKDYGKSIVPSLQVIGVAEDVQRVASMYIIQHKKGPYFFADTTVNIDPSAEEMVEIIGLTSRAVKFFDTEPRIGVISYSNFGSNPGELPDKARRATELAKQRYPELILDGEMQANTALNPELLREQYPFSPLADKGGANTLIFPNVISGNIAYKVLQEIGGAEVIGPVLMGMRKPVHILQLGASVREIVNMAAIAVVDAQHPDGKGL
- the ruvA gene encoding Holliday junction branch migration protein RuvA, with the protein product MIAYVDGKLAYKDPTQAILDVNGIGYEIRISLATYAKLPTDGEKAKLYTYQHIKEDGQALYGFLDPNEKALFMQLISVSGIGPGTGIVMVSSMSVGEIRQAIVSEDVRSIQSIKGVGPKTAQRVVLELKDKLRKDELLAKAGIDTVPLAKAHNTNRSEALAALITLGFARAAAEKTLDQIQHKHGNDLSVEELIKFALKSH